Proteins encoded in a region of the Orcinus orca chromosome X, mOrcOrc1.1, whole genome shotgun sequence genome:
- the CRLF2 gene encoding cytokine receptor-like factor 2 has translation MGPAGPELFPFGSRHSGETLQLQIINFNFETVKVTWNASEYPGTNLTFLQKLSSNEAYRPCSQYTLQQGYTAGCLLEVEKDEVLYFSIRNGTHPLLSKSLWISSYLKPRSLSDLSFQWHQGAVTVTCSDLWYKGLVYEIQHKSTFDAEWQSKEAKTCNVTLDSLDDEKCYFFRARVKTLEPSYGSDTYPSDWSEVTRQQRGKLTDLCQEKSLFPNFILIAGMVTFLIASLLLLPLWKLRRVKKVLMPSVPDPRFTFSGLFESHQGNFQEWIKDTQNVAHVNKMEDGEWESLPEEAVVVQLAEMPKTVVTSPVYRQTAEEEATGEPGQLPRQPPQGGEVVSLGDVTFVMSDNSYVMF, from the exons ATGGGTCCTGCTGGCCCTGAGCTCTTTCCGTTCGGGAGCCGACATTCAG GAGAAACACTGCAGCTTCAAATCATCAACTTTAATTTCGAAACTGTGAAGGTTACATGGAACGCAAGTGAATACCCCGGGACTAATTTGACATTCCTCCAAAA GTTAAGCAGCAATGAGGCCTACAGACCGTGCTCCCAGTACACCCTTCAACAAGGTTACACTGCCGGGTGCCTCTTGGAAGTAGAGAAAGATGAAGTTCTATATTTTTCCATCAGGAATGGAACACACCCTCTTCTCAGCAAGAGTCTGTGGATCAGCAGTTACC TGAAACCCAGATCCCTGAGTGATCTGAGCTTCCAGTGGCATCAGGGAGCAGTGACAGTGACTTGCTCTGACCTGTGGTACAAAGGTCTCGTGTATGAAATCCAGCACAAGAGCACCTTTGACGCCGAGTGGCAG tctaaggaggcaaaaacctgCAATGTCACGCTCGACAGTTTGGATGATGAGAAGTGTTATTTCTTTCGGGCCAGAGTGAAAACGCTGGAGCCCAGCTACGGCTCTGACACATACCCAAGTGACTGGTCAGAGGTGACACGCCAGCAGAGGGGCAAGCTAACAG ACTTGTGCCAGGAAAAGAGCCttttcccaaattttattttaattgctggCATGGTCACCTTCCTGAtagcctctcttctccttctgcctttATGGAAACTACGGAG GGTTAAGAAGGTTCTCATGCCCAGCGTGCCGGATCCCAGATTCACCTTCTCGGGGCTCTTTGAGTCTCACCAAGGTAACTTCCAG GAGTGGATCAAGGACACGCAGAACGTGGCTCATGTGAATAAGATGGAAGACGGGGAGTGGGAGTCTCTCCCAGAAGAGGCCGTGGTGGTCCAGCTGGCCGAGATGCCCAAGACAGTGGTGACGAGCCCTGTGTACCGGCAGACAGCGGAGGAAGAGGCCACCGGGGAGCCCGGCCAGCTCCCTCGCCAGCCCCCCCAGGGCGGCGAGGTGGTCTCTCTCGGGGATGTTACGTTTGTGATGAGTGACAACTCATACGTGATGTTCTGA